A genomic stretch from Deinococcus radiotolerans includes:
- a CDS encoding MFS transporter, translating to MTTPLHLQGLRAYALLWAGQGVGALGLGLTAFAQAVWLWDQTHSVTASSLVTLATTLPAFLAAPWVGALVDRWHTHLRRVLALGDGARLLLALLTLGLLHAGQLTPALLYALLAAESVFTAFHWPAASAAARALLRPDEYTRGSGVQMLALSASGVLAAPLGALLYPRVGLGGVVALDVLGSVLALGSVLLLRLPARTGADTPLAAPLGLRDTLRRGLRFLAARRPLLTLQLVLTGGYFVQGVYAALLTPLVLSLEAGGQGRLAQVSMAGGGAALLGGALLSVWRGWSRQTPVFVAGWTLVLLGVLGTGLSGAPGVWAACAALIALGIAAFGTANQAIWLQQTPLEIQGTVFALRRMLGMSTLPLAAALSGPLVDRVLAPQVNLPLLGSGTSGAIRLLLVTLSVLGLLLLAGVVRSGRLRGAEPNPAPALDRRPDGAATVRAAPGRRTS from the coding sequence ATGACCACTCCTCTTCATCTTCAGGGCCTGCGGGCGTACGCGCTGCTGTGGGCCGGTCAGGGTGTGGGCGCGCTGGGCCTGGGCCTGACAGCGTTCGCGCAGGCGGTGTGGCTGTGGGACCAGACGCACTCGGTCACGGCGAGCAGTCTGGTCACGCTGGCCACGACCCTCCCGGCGTTCCTGGCGGCGCCGTGGGTGGGGGCGCTGGTGGACCGCTGGCACACGCACCTGCGCCGCGTCCTGGCCCTCGGGGACGGCGCGCGGCTGCTTCTGGCCCTGCTCACGCTGGGTCTGCTGCACGCGGGGCAGCTCACGCCCGCGCTGCTGTACGCGCTGCTGGCGGCCGAATCGGTGTTCACAGCCTTTCACTGGCCCGCAGCGTCCGCGGCGGCCCGCGCGCTCCTTCGGCCCGACGAGTACACGCGGGGCAGCGGCGTGCAGATGCTGGCCCTGTCAGCCAGTGGCGTGCTGGCCGCGCCGCTCGGGGCACTGCTGTACCCGCGCGTGGGTCTGGGCGGCGTGGTGGCCCTGGACGTCCTGGGGAGCGTCCTCGCGCTGGGGAGCGTGCTGCTGCTGCGCCTGCCCGCCCGCACCGGGGCCGACACGCCCCTCGCCGCGCCATTGGGTCTGCGGGACACGCTGCGACGCGGCCTGCGCTTCTTGGCCGCGCGGCGCCCCCTGCTCACGCTGCAACTGGTGCTGACCGGCGGGTACTTCGTACAGGGCGTGTACGCCGCGCTGCTCACCCCCCTCGTCCTGTCGCTGGAGGCGGGCGGGCAGGGCCGGCTGGCGCAGGTGTCCATGGCGGGCGGCGGGGCGGCCCTACTGGGCGGCGCGCTGCTCAGCGTGTGGCGCGGCTGGTCACGGCAGACGCCGGTGTTCGTGGCCGGGTGGACGCTGGTCCTGCTGGGCGTGCTGGGCACCGGCCTGAGTGGCGCGCCGGGCGTGTGGGCGGCCTGCGCGGCCCTGATCGCGCTAGGCATCGCGGCGTTCGGCACGGCCAATCAGGCGATCTGGCTACAGCAGACGCCCCTGGAGATTCAGGGCACGGTGTTCGCGCTGCGGCGCATGCTGGGCATGTCCACGCTGCCCCTGGCCGCCGCCCTGTCGGGCCCGTTGGTGGACCGCGTGCTGGCCCCGCAGGTGAACTTGCCACTGCTGGGGTCCGGTACGTCCGGCGCGATCCGGCTGCTGCTGGTCACGCTGAGCGTGCTGGGCCTGCTGCTGCTGGCGGGCGTGGTCCGCTCCGGCCGCCTGCGCGGCGCGGAACCCAACCCTGCTCCTGCCCTGGACCGGCGTCCAGACGGCGCGGCCACCGTCCGGGCCGCACCGGGGCGCCGCACGTCCTGA
- a CDS encoding aminopeptidase — MHTHLIAYDPDLHAALLADYCLSAAPGERLLVAGGQEATPLIRAVTRALLTRGARPVVRVDYPGQQEDFAELASDAVLDAIHPADLSDVEALDGSLRVLTPAEPRHVDAARRARLLAANAPVASARARKKWSLTLYPTVYAAAQAGMSEAQFGDFVMRAMFLDRADPVAAWGEVRATQARIIERLTRADVVRIEAPGTDLTLRVGGRTWANSDGKRNMPSGEVFTGPLEDSAEGVVTFTVPAEYQGVMVRGARLEFRGGLVVNASADEGEAALHAALDTDPGARRLGELGIGTNSGIQVPTGNILFDEKIGGTVHLAIGKSYPETGGVNVSAVHWDLITDLRRGGRLSLDGEVVQENGQFLI; from the coding sequence ATGCACACCCACCTGATCGCGTATGACCCGGACCTTCACGCGGCCCTGCTGGCCGACTACTGCCTGTCGGCCGCGCCGGGCGAGCGCCTGCTGGTCGCGGGCGGGCAGGAGGCGACGCCGCTGATCCGGGCGGTGACGCGGGCGCTCCTCACGCGCGGCGCGCGGCCCGTGGTGCGCGTGGACTACCCGGGGCAGCAGGAGGACTTCGCGGAGCTGGCCAGTGACGCGGTGCTGGACGCCATCCACCCGGCGGACCTGTCGGACGTGGAGGCGCTGGACGGCAGCCTGCGCGTCCTGACGCCCGCCGAGCCGCGTCACGTGGACGCCGCGCGCCGCGCCCGGCTGCTCGCGGCGAACGCGCCGGTCGCGTCGGCCCGCGCGCGGAAGAAATGGAGCCTCACGCTATACCCGACCGTGTACGCGGCGGCGCAGGCGGGCATGAGTGAGGCGCAGTTCGGGGATTTCGTGATGCGCGCCATGTTCCTCGACCGCGCCGACCCGGTGGCCGCCTGGGGCGAGGTCCGCGCGACGCAGGCCCGCATCATCGAGCGCCTGACCCGCGCGGACGTCGTGCGGATTGAGGCGCCCGGCACGGACCTGACCCTGCGCGTGGGGGGCCGCACCTGGGCGAACAGTGACGGCAAGCGCAACATGCCCAGCGGCGAGGTGTTCACCGGGCCCCTGGAGGACAGCGCCGAGGGCGTCGTGACGTTCACGGTGCCCGCCGAGTACCAGGGCGTGATGGTGCGCGGCGCCCGCCTGGAATTCCGCGGGGGGCTGGTCGTGAACGCCAGCGCCGACGAGGGCGAGGCGGCCCTGCACGCCGCGCTGGACACTGACCCGGGCGCCCGGCGACTGGGTGAACTGGGCATCGGCACGAACAGCGGCATTCAGGTGCCGACCGGGAACATCCTGTTCGACGAGAAGATCGGCGGGACCGTGCACCTCGCGATCGGCAAGAGCTACCCGGAGACGGGCGGCGTGAACGTCAGCGCCGTGCACTGGGACCTGATCACGGACCTGCGCCGCGGGGGCCGCCTGAGCCTGGACGGCGAGGTCGTGCAGGAGAACGGCCAGTTCCTGATCTGA
- a CDS encoding 3-hydroxyacyl-CoA dehydrogenase NAD-binding domain-containing protein yields the protein MSTENIVAQSRQDDVLILTIQNPPVNAFSPGVPEGLKAGLDAAAADDSVKAVVIIGGGRTFVAGADIKTFNMPREQAPDLRGTIEKLDAFPKPTVAAIHGTALGGGLELAMGCTYRVATPDAQLGLPEVKLGVLPGAGGTQRLPRVVGAQKALDMMLSGNPIKATEGQEVGLIDRLIDGDLLSGAVAFAREVADTRPLPRISDRGVDGAAPEVFAAARQGIKKSHRGQLSPELIIDLAEMAASVPFQEGWTAEATKFMQAKDSPQSRALRHVFFAEREAAKIPGLGKDTPTLDIRRAGIIGAGTMGGGIAMNFLNAGIPVTIVETTQEALDRGLGVIRRNYENTAKKGRMSQGDVETRMGLLTPSLDMGSLADADIIIEAVFENMDVKKDIFTRLDAIAKPGAILATNTSTLDVNEIAAVTSRPESVIGLHFFSPANVMKLLEIVRADKTSDTVLATSMALARKIRKVGVVVGVCDGFVGNRMVHRYGEEARQLVEEGARPEDVDAAMNALGLPMGPFQMSDMAGLDIGHAIRVHRAKVSGEPEPDGWLDRIVKTGRKGQKTGGGIYDYDETRKPRPNADVQALIDTYRAEKGVTPRDISTEELTKRLAYTLVNEGAQILDEGIAARAGDIDVIYLYGYGFPAYRGGPMQYADEMGLKNVVADLERYGQTPAPLLKRLADEGGSFAGLDAGRGR from the coding sequence ATGAGCACCGAGAACATCGTCGCGCAGTCCCGCCAGGACGACGTCCTGATCCTGACCATCCAGAACCCGCCCGTGAATGCCTTCAGCCCCGGCGTCCCGGAGGGCCTCAAGGCCGGACTGGACGCCGCCGCCGCAGATGACAGCGTCAAGGCCGTCGTGATCATCGGCGGCGGGCGCACCTTCGTGGCCGGGGCGGACATCAAGACCTTCAACATGCCCCGCGAGCAGGCGCCGGACCTGCGCGGCACCATCGAAAAACTGGATGCCTTCCCCAAACCCACCGTCGCCGCCATCCACGGCACGGCGCTGGGCGGCGGGCTGGAACTCGCCATGGGCTGCACGTACCGCGTGGCGACCCCCGACGCGCAGCTGGGCCTGCCCGAAGTGAAACTCGGCGTCCTGCCCGGCGCGGGCGGCACCCAGCGCCTCCCCCGCGTGGTCGGCGCCCAGAAGGCGCTGGACATGATGCTCAGCGGCAACCCGATCAAGGCGACCGAAGGGCAGGAGGTCGGCCTGATCGACCGCCTGATCGACGGGGACCTCCTGAGCGGCGCGGTCGCCTTCGCCCGCGAGGTCGCTGACACCCGGCCCCTCCCGCGCATCAGTGACCGCGGCGTGGACGGCGCGGCCCCCGAGGTCTTCGCCGCCGCCCGCCAGGGCATCAAGAAATCCCACCGCGGGCAGCTGTCCCCGGAACTCATCATCGACCTTGCCGAGATGGCCGCCAGCGTCCCCTTCCAGGAGGGCTGGACCGCCGAGGCGACGAAGTTCATGCAGGCGAAGGACTCCCCGCAGTCCCGCGCGCTGCGGCACGTGTTCTTCGCCGAGCGTGAAGCCGCGAAGATCCCCGGCCTGGGCAAGGACACGCCCACGCTGGACATCCGCCGCGCCGGGATCATCGGGGCGGGCACCATGGGCGGCGGCATCGCCATGAACTTCCTGAACGCCGGCATCCCCGTGACCATCGTGGAGACCACCCAGGAGGCGCTCGACCGGGGCCTGGGCGTCATCCGCCGCAACTACGAGAACACCGCCAAGAAGGGCCGCATGAGCCAGGGCGACGTCGAGACCCGCATGGGCCTCCTGACGCCCAGCCTCGACATGGGCAGCCTCGCGGACGCCGACATCATCATCGAGGCGGTGTTCGAGAACATGGACGTGAAGAAGGACATCTTCACGCGGCTCGACGCCATCGCCAAACCCGGCGCGATCCTCGCCACGAACACCAGCACCCTGGACGTGAACGAGATCGCCGCCGTCACCAGCCGCCCCGAGAGCGTCATCGGCCTGCACTTCTTCAGCCCCGCCAACGTCATGAAACTGCTGGAGATCGTCCGCGCCGATAAGACCAGCGACACGGTGCTGGCGACCAGCATGGCCCTCGCCCGCAAGATCAGGAAGGTGGGCGTGGTCGTCGGCGTGTGCGACGGCTTCGTCGGGAACCGCATGGTGCACCGCTACGGCGAGGAAGCCCGCCAGCTCGTCGAGGAAGGCGCTCGCCCCGAGGACGTGGACGCCGCCATGAACGCCCTGGGCCTCCCCATGGGACCCTTCCAGATGAGCGACATGGCCGGACTCGACATCGGCCACGCCATCCGCGTGCACCGCGCCAAGGTCAGCGGCGAACCCGAACCGGACGGCTGGCTTGACCGGATCGTGAAGACCGGCCGCAAGGGCCAGAAGACGGGGGGCGGTATCTACGACTACGACGAGACCCGCAAACCCCGCCCGAACGCGGACGTGCAGGCCCTGATCGACACGTACCGCGCCGAGAAGGGCGTCACGCCCCGCGACATCAGCACCGAGGAACTCACCAAACGCCTCGCGTACACCCTGGTGAACGAGGGCGCCCAGATCCTCGACGAGGGCATCGCCGCGCGGGCCGGGGACATCGACGTGATCTACCTGTACGGCTACGGCTTCCCCGCCTACCGCGGCGGCCCCATGCAGTACGCCGACGAGATGGGCCTGAAAAACGTCGTGGCCGACCTCGAACGCTACGGCCAGACGCCCGCACCCCTCCTGAAGCGCCTCGCGGACGAGGGCGGCAGCTTCGCCGGGCTGGACGCCGGCCGGGGGCGCTGA
- a CDS encoding glycosyltransferase family 2 protein: MNFLAFLDILGLVLFALYVVQQTASALMRPRRIPHAATGVHVTFLIPALNESQVIEATLQNLRTVAPDARVIVIDDASDDGTDHIVRAFAQRDPGVRLLRREFPEARQNKGRAMNWAVTRLLAEPEMQGEDLSAHVFVGLDADGRIGPDFVPQVRGAFQDPHVLAAQGWMRYRQTTSELPGLQGALARVLLIQQDLENFIMGHYQRVRHWAGTASLTGNGQCMRASYVAGQLARGVQPWPDVLLEDFGSALEIRLHDPRARIALLTAHVGQQGMISPVPFMRQRARWIQGTMQCLRYLGRLWGARAHPVTLADFTYLILGPWLNTLMIISLLSQPLRRAFGWHGFTSPAWVGTVFTLLPLAFQLSWALRYRAERRLPAWTVGYIMLTLPVFSAITLWSLPLALFNHFTGRRGWYKSVRHDEPTDGTLATSGTAG, from the coding sequence ATGAACTTCCTCGCCTTCCTCGACATTCTCGGCCTCGTCCTGTTCGCGCTGTACGTCGTGCAGCAGACCGCCAGTGCCCTGATGCGCCCCCGCCGCATCCCCCACGCAGCTACAGGCGTGCACGTCACGTTCCTGATCCCCGCCCTGAACGAGTCGCAGGTCATCGAGGCGACCCTCCAGAACCTGCGCACCGTTGCTCCAGACGCCCGCGTCATCGTCATCGACGACGCCAGCGACGACGGGACCGACCACATCGTCCGCGCGTTCGCGCAGCGCGACCCCGGCGTGCGGCTGCTGCGCCGCGAATTCCCCGAAGCGCGGCAGAACAAGGGCCGCGCCATGAACTGGGCCGTCACGCGCCTGCTCGCCGAACCCGAGATGCAGGGAGAGGACCTCAGCGCGCACGTGTTCGTGGGCCTGGACGCCGACGGCCGCATCGGCCCCGATTTCGTTCCGCAGGTGCGGGGCGCGTTTCAGGACCCGCACGTGCTGGCCGCGCAGGGGTGGATGCGCTACCGCCAGACGACCAGTGAGCTCCCGGGCCTTCAGGGCGCCCTGGCCCGCGTCCTGCTGATCCAGCAGGACCTGGAGAACTTCATCATGGGTCACTACCAGCGGGTCCGGCACTGGGCGGGCACCGCGTCCCTGACCGGCAACGGCCAGTGCATGCGCGCCAGCTACGTCGCCGGTCAGCTCGCGCGTGGCGTGCAGCCCTGGCCGGACGTGCTGCTCGAGGACTTCGGCAGCGCGCTGGAAATCCGCCTGCACGACCCCAGGGCCCGCATCGCTCTGCTGACCGCGCATGTGGGCCAGCAGGGCATGATCAGCCCTGTACCGTTCATGCGTCAGCGGGCCCGCTGGATTCAGGGCACCATGCAGTGCCTGCGCTACCTGGGCCGCCTATGGGGCGCGCGCGCCCATCCCGTTACACTGGCCGACTTCACGTACCTGATTCTCGGGCCATGGCTGAACACCCTGATGATCATCAGCCTGCTGTCGCAGCCGCTGCGCCGCGCGTTCGGCTGGCACGGCTTCACGTCCCCCGCGTGGGTGGGCACGGTGTTCACCCTGCTGCCCCTGGCCTTCCAGCTCAGCTGGGCGCTGCGGTACCGCGCCGAGCGCCGCCTGCCAGCCTGGACGGTGGGGTACATCATGCTGACCCTGCCGGTGTTCAGCGCGATCACGCTGTGGTCGCTGCCGCTGGCGCTGTTCAACCACTTCACCGGTCGGCGTGGGTGGTACAAGAGCGTCCGCCACGACGAGCCCACCGACGGCACCCTGGCCACGTCCGGCACCGCGGGCTGA
- a CDS encoding phage holin family protein produces the protein MEERKSMGGALVDVFDAGVTLVKSEITAVARKAGQIAKAKGIGAVLLLAATGPLILGLIFIILAVFYGLMRLGLGAWAAALIIAILSFVVTGALIVMGLKKLGAEVHMDEPRHRRDSMDDSTPTQPVSPTSGSAAPTPAGSNAARDSHNDSGPKVELRRDAQEHAAGETRVLAEADGVAVVRTEEGPQTVPVYESKPGGEPANYGSGLNKKISGHHDHDPNLQEPKVLKDAPGISVSTTPTYKDDMQKGGK, from the coding sequence ATGGAAGAACGCAAGAGCATGGGAGGCGCCCTGGTCGACGTATTCGACGCGGGCGTGACCCTCGTCAAATCGGAGATCACGGCCGTCGCCCGCAAGGCCGGACAGATCGCCAAGGCCAAAGGCATCGGCGCGGTGCTGCTGCTCGCCGCCACCGGTCCCCTCATCCTGGGTCTGATCTTCATCATTCTGGCCGTGTTCTACGGCCTGATGCGCCTGGGCCTGGGCGCCTGGGCCGCCGCCCTGATCATCGCCATTCTGAGCTTCGTCGTGACCGGCGCCCTGATCGTCATGGGCCTCAAGAAACTCGGCGCGGAAGTCCACATGGACGAACCCCGCCACCGGAGGGACAGCATGGATGACTCCACCCCCACCCAGCCCGTCAGCCCCACCAGCGGCAGCGCCGCCCCCACGCCCGCAGGCAGCAACGCCGCGCGGGATTCTCACAACGACAGCGGCCCCAAGGTGGAACTGCGCCGCGACGCGCAGGAACACGCTGCCGGTGAGACGCGCGTCCTGGCCGAAGCGGACGGCGTCGCCGTGGTCCGCACCGAAGAAGGGCCCCAGACCGTACCCGTGTACGAGAGCAAACCCGGCGGCGAACCCGCCAACTACGGCAGCGGCCTGAACAAGAAGATCAGCGGGCACCACGACCACGACCCCAACCTGCAGGAACCCAAGGTCCTGAAAGACGCCCCGGGCATCTCGGTCAGTACCACCCCCACCTACAAGGACGACATGCAGAAGGGCGGGAAGTGA
- a CDS encoding class I SAM-dependent methyltransferase translates to MNLVPHAAQAKENLNPDAHPTPALSAAQRSNLSPVTAWGYAWWRARSLRLLGAPGFTLEREATLFRTLCRPQPGQRWLDVGTSAGFYAGVLARAGAQVTAADLSPAMLAVAARREPSAAITWVNLNVEASGLPDASFDGVTVGATLNETHDPARLLSELERLLRPGGQLWLMYLRRTAGPVQALLARPALGGLTFPDPAWVARQLPGCVRVDGLGVGAAQFDRFERRVAEGNVTL, encoded by the coding sequence ATGAACCTCGTGCCCCATGCCGCGCAGGCGAAAGAAAACCTGAATCCGGACGCACATCCCACGCCGGCCCTGAGTGCCGCGCAGCGCAGCAACCTGTCGCCCGTGACGGCGTGGGGGTACGCGTGGTGGCGGGCGCGTTCCCTGCGCCTGCTGGGCGCCCCGGGCTTCACCCTGGAGCGCGAGGCGACCCTGTTCCGCACGCTGTGCCGCCCCCAGCCGGGGCAGCGCTGGCTGGACGTGGGCACCAGCGCAGGTTTCTACGCGGGTGTCCTGGCCCGGGCGGGCGCGCAGGTGACGGCCGCCGACCTGAGTCCGGCGATGCTGGCGGTTGCGGCGCGGCGGGAGCCCAGTGCGGCGATCACGTGGGTGAACCTGAACGTGGAGGCCAGCGGCCTGCCGGACGCCAGTTTTGACGGCGTCACGGTGGGCGCCACCCTGAACGAGACGCACGACCCGGCGCGGCTGCTCTCCGAGCTGGAGCGTCTGCTGCGGCCCGGCGGGCAGCTGTGGCTGATGTACCTGCGCCGCACCGCCGGACCCGTCCAGGCGCTGCTGGCCCGCCCGGCGCTGGGCGGCCTGACCTTCCCCGATCCGGCGTGGGTGGCGCGGCAGCTGCCCGGTTGCGTGCGCGTGGACGGCCTGGGGGTGGGCGCGGCGCAGTTTGACCGGTTCGAGCGGCGCGTGGCAGAGGGAAACGTCACTCTGTAA
- the purU gene encoding formyltetrahydrofolate deformylase, whose translation MTVPVPAALDPLNTAVLTITCPDRGGIVAAVSQFLHNHGANILHSDQHSTDPAGGTFFMRMEFHLAGLDLARDQFERAFATVVAAPFGMEWRVAYTTQPKRMALLVSRYDHCFLDLLWRKRRGELNIEIPLIISNHDDLRRDAEMFGIPFHVVPVTKDTKAEAEAEQVRLMHEAGADFAVLARYMQILSGDFLRAFGRPVINIHHSFLPAFVGANPYRAAFNRGVKLIGATSHYVTEELDAGPIIAQDVIPVTHRETPDSLMRIGRDVERQVLARAVKAHVEDRVLVYGNKTVVF comes from the coding sequence ATGACGGTGCCTGTCCCAGCCGCGCTCGACCCCCTGAACACCGCAGTCCTGACCATCACCTGCCCCGACCGGGGCGGGATCGTCGCGGCGGTCTCGCAGTTCCTGCACAACCACGGCGCGAACATCCTGCACAGCGACCAGCACAGCACCGACCCGGCGGGCGGCACGTTCTTCATGCGCATGGAATTCCACCTCGCGGGCCTGGACCTCGCCCGGGACCAGTTCGAGCGGGCCTTCGCGACCGTCGTCGCCGCGCCGTTCGGCATGGAGTGGCGCGTCGCGTACACCACGCAGCCCAAACGCATGGCGCTGCTCGTCAGCCGCTACGACCACTGCTTCCTGGACCTGCTGTGGCGCAAGCGACGGGGCGAACTGAACATCGAGATCCCGCTGATCATCAGCAACCACGACGACCTGCGCCGCGACGCGGAGATGTTCGGCATTCCCTTCCACGTCGTGCCCGTCACGAAGGACACCAAGGCCGAGGCGGAAGCCGAGCAGGTGCGCCTGATGCACGAGGCGGGCGCGGACTTCGCCGTGCTGGCCCGCTACATGCAGATCCTCAGCGGGGACTTCCTGCGGGCCTTCGGGCGGCCCGTCATCAACATCCACCACTCGTTCCTGCCGGCCTTCGTGGGCGCCAACCCCTACCGCGCGGCCTTCAACCGGGGCGTGAAACTGATCGGCGCGACCAGCCATTACGTCACCGAGGAACTCGACGCCGGGCCGATCATCGCGCAGGACGTCATTCCGGTCACGCACCGCGAGACGCCCGACAGCCTGATGCGTATCGGGCGGGACGTCGAACGGCAGGTGCTGGCCCGCGCCGTGAAAGCCCACGTGGAAGACCGCGTGCTCGTGTACGGCAACAAGACCGTCGTGTTCTGA
- a CDS encoding NADPH:quinone oxidoreductase family protein, with translation MTDSQTAATPQASMRAIRVERLGPPDVMQLQDTPVPSPAPGEVRVRVEAVGINFADALAVAGEYLTRTRVPYTPGMEFAGIVDALGEGVQGVQVGTRVAALGGSGAMAEYATVPAAGLIPVPQTLSGAQAAAFPVSYFTAYHGLKTLGRGEAGEWVLVQAAAGALGTASIQLAKALGMNVIALASTDEKLEIARTLGADVTILQDDPDRVKKVRDAAGGKGVPLILEVVGGKRFQESLDMAASRGRIIVIGNASREQANLRPVELMKRNLTVTGLWLTSLMSDVPATAEAARVLAELVGSGKVIPQVGPTYALDQSVQAFEDLLNRRTTGKVIIEPGR, from the coding sequence ATGACCGACAGCCAGACTGCCGCCACCCCGCAGGCCAGCATGCGCGCCATCCGCGTGGAACGCCTCGGCCCGCCCGACGTCATGCAGCTCCAGGACACGCCCGTCCCCTCCCCCGCCCCCGGCGAGGTCCGCGTGCGCGTCGAGGCCGTCGGGATCAACTTCGCCGACGCGCTGGCCGTCGCCGGGGAGTACCTCACCCGCACGCGCGTGCCGTACACGCCCGGCATGGAATTCGCCGGGATCGTGGACGCCCTGGGTGAAGGTGTCCAGGGCGTGCAGGTCGGCACGCGCGTCGCCGCGCTGGGCGGCAGCGGCGCCATGGCCGAGTACGCCACCGTGCCCGCCGCCGGGCTGATCCCCGTCCCACAGACCCTGAGTGGCGCGCAGGCCGCCGCGTTCCCCGTGTCGTACTTCACCGCCTACCACGGCCTGAAAACCCTCGGGCGCGGCGAGGCGGGCGAGTGGGTGCTCGTGCAGGCCGCCGCCGGAGCGCTGGGCACCGCCAGCATCCAGCTCGCCAAGGCGCTGGGCATGAACGTCATCGCGCTGGCCAGCACCGACGAGAAACTGGAGATCGCCCGCACCCTGGGCGCGGACGTCACCATCCTCCAGGACGACCCGGACCGCGTGAAGAAGGTCCGCGACGCGGCGGGCGGCAAAGGTGTGCCCCTGATCCTGGAGGTCGTGGGTGGCAAGCGCTTCCAGGAGAGCCTCGACATGGCCGCCAGCCGCGGCCGGATTATCGTGATCGGCAACGCCAGCCGCGAGCAGGCGAACCTGCGCCCCGTGGAACTCATGAAACGCAACCTGACGGTCACGGGCCTGTGGCTGACCAGCCTCATGAGCGACGTGCCCGCCACCGCCGAGGCCGCGCGCGTCCTGGCCGAGCTGGTCGGCAGCGGAAAGGTCATCCCACAGGTGGGCCCGACCTACGCCCTGGATCAGAGCGTGCAGGCCTTCGAGGACCTCCTGAACCGCCGGACGACCGGCAAGGTCATCATCGAACCCGGCCGCTGA
- a CDS encoding glycosyltransferase family 4 protein: protein MNIPLGGAVPDAGTGGGPRSAATPLRLAVLTDAPRVAGSELWLLYILPRLLPGGVRPTVFLRVGESLDWLAGQFGGAGIPVQRFTDLTGLPDLTRDFDLRLLQAWDPGTYLRVLPGLAAPTLVVSHDQLDYHYAPPLRALYRETYRFTKAIPLRRAGHLLTVSRWGADFLRGPMGLRDTTFVTNGVDPEQFRPATPKDRAALRAEFGFTRFTVLIPGRFTPEKNQWMSVRAARHAPDLDFVFVGDMDSSVGTLAQAYAKRLGLKNVRFLGRRWDMPELYRAADALLQPTLAENQSLVTLEAMASGLPVITTDIPAQTELVQDGVTGLTVPAQPDVLARALQALAAHPERTRDFGRAARQFVLDHHTTDHTAALVLAELRRLVPHPSPAAHAAKEHPHA, encoded by the coding sequence ATGAATATTCCGCTGGGGGGAGCTGTCCCCGACGCCGGAACGGGTGGCGGTCCCCGGTCCGCCGCGACGCCCCTGCGGCTGGCCGTCCTAACCGACGCGCCGCGCGTGGCGGGCAGTGAACTGTGGCTGCTGTACATCCTGCCGCGCCTCCTGCCGGGTGGCGTGCGGCCCACCGTGTTCCTGCGGGTGGGGGAGAGCCTGGACTGGCTGGCCGGGCAGTTCGGGGGAGCGGGCATTCCAGTGCAGCGCTTCACCGACCTGACGGGGCTGCCGGACCTGACCCGCGACTTCGACCTGCGCCTGCTACAGGCCTGGGACCCCGGCACGTACCTGCGTGTGCTGCCTGGGTTGGCCGCGCCCACGCTGGTCGTGTCGCACGATCAGCTGGACTACCACTACGCGCCGCCCCTGCGGGCACTGTACCGCGAGACGTACCGCTTCACGAAGGCAATCCCGCTGCGCCGCGCCGGGCACCTGCTGACCGTGTCGCGCTGGGGCGCCGACTTCCTGCGCGGCCCGATGGGCCTGCGGGACACGACTTTCGTCACGAACGGCGTGGACCCCGAGCAGTTCCGGCCCGCTACCCCGAAAGACCGCGCGGCGCTGCGCGCGGAGTTCGGATTCACGCGCTTCACCGTCCTGATCCCGGGTCGCTTCACGCCCGAGAAAAACCAGTGGATGAGCGTCCGGGCCGCCCGGCACGCCCCGGACCTGGATTTCGTGTTCGTGGGCGACATGGACTCCAGCGTGGGCACGCTGGCACAGGCGTACGCGAAGCGCCTGGGCCTGAAGAACGTCCGGTTCCTGGGACGCCGCTGGGACATGCCAGAGCTGTACCGCGCGGCGGACGCGCTGCTGCAACCCACCCTGGCGGAAAACCAGTCGCTGGTGACGCTGGAGGCCATGGCGTCCGGCCTCCCGGTCATCACCACGGACATCCCGGCGCAAACAGAGCTGGTGCAGGACGGCGTGACCGGCCTGACGGTGCCCGCGCAGCCGGACGTGCTGGCCCGCGCCCTGCAGGCCCTCGCGGCGCACCCGGAGCGCACCCGGGACTTCGGGCGGGCCGCGCGGCAGTTCGTCCTCGACCACCACACCACCGATCACACCGCCGCGCTCGTTCTGGCTGAACTGCGGCGCCTCGTCCCCCACCCCTCACCTGCGGCGCACGCCGCGAAGGAGCACCCCCATGCCTGA